ATTTATTATCTAAGGATGAAAAGACTGGAAGACGGGGGGAGAAACACAAAATAAAAATTGATAACAAACAAGATCAGTCATTTCAAGAAGTGTTATTAGCATTATACGTTACTGCTTTACATATTCGTAACTACTAAACCCAAGTAGGATATAAGTAAAGTTTTTCTGACAATGTGAAGCAGTAATGCTAAAATGAACAGAATAATAAATCGTGTTGACGATATTTTCAAAATGGCTCCCATCCAGACTGAAAGGAGAAAACAGCATATGAAATTAATTTGCAAATATAATGATTTAAATGCCTACTTAGATGAATCAAATGAAGTGGATTATACGCACCCATTGATTCAGGATAAAATATCCGACCTCTTTCATTCATCACAAACGGAAATTGAGAAAGCAAGAGCTGCATTTGAATTTGTCAGAGACAGCATTTCGCACTCTTGGGATATACAGAGTACCCTTGTCACTTGTAAGGCTTCGGAGGTCTTGGCGAATGGTCAGGGAATTTGCTACGCTAAATCCAATTTGTTTGCTGCTTTACTGCGCTCGCAAAACATTCCGACAGGCTTTTGTTATCAACGATTGATGCTATTTGATACACCTGAAAAAGGATATTGTATTCATGCATTGAATGCTATTTATCTAAAATCGGTTGATACATGGATACGATTAGACACTCGTGGGAATAAGGAAGGGATTGATGCTCAATTTTCGATAGAGGAAGAGAAATTGGCTTTTACTGTGCAGAAAGAGTTGGACGAAAAAGACTATCCCGTGATTTATACAAATCCGCATTCCAAAACGATTGCAACTTTAGAAGAACATACAGATGCACTGGAAATGTATAAACATTATTTGCCGGGGTACTTATAGGGGGTACTCGTTTATGTTGTTTCAAATGAGAATCGTAGTTCAACAACAAATCAGAAAATGAAATCGCTTTAGAAAATTTAACTAATGACATAGTTAGTAAGAAATCTATTTCATTATATAGTTGATATAAATAA
The nucleotide sequence above comes from Oceanobacillus timonensis. Encoded proteins:
- a CDS encoding transglutaminase-like domain-containing protein; the encoded protein is MKLICKYNDLNAYLDESNEVDYTHPLIQDKISDLFHSSQTEIEKARAAFEFVRDSISHSWDIQSTLVTCKASEVLANGQGICYAKSNLFAALLRSQNIPTGFCYQRLMLFDTPEKGYCIHALNAIYLKSVDTWIRLDTRGNKEGIDAQFSIEEEKLAFTVQKELDEKDYPVIYTNPHSKTIATLEEHTDALEMYKHYLPGYL